The following are from one region of the Erwinia billingiae Eb661 genome:
- the arfB gene encoding alternative ribosome rescue aminoacyl-tRNA hydrolase ArfB translates to MIILSRNVTIPDSELELTAIRAQGNGGQNVNKSSTAIHLRFDIRASSLPGFYKERLMAVSHHLITPEGVVIIKAQEYRSQEMNREAALKRLENLIQELTVVEKTRRATRPTLASKKRRLEGKSRKATTKSLRGKMRGAE, encoded by the coding sequence ATGATTATTCTGTCACGCAACGTCACCATCCCTGACAGTGAGCTGGAACTAACGGCGATCAGGGCTCAGGGAAACGGCGGACAAAACGTCAATAAAAGTTCGACGGCGATCCATCTGCGTTTTGATATCCGTGCCTCAAGCCTGCCTGGGTTTTATAAGGAGCGACTGATGGCGGTCAGCCACCATCTGATTACCCCGGAAGGCGTAGTGATCATCAAGGCGCAGGAATACCGCAGCCAGGAAATGAACCGCGAAGCGGCGCTGAAGCGACTGGAGAATTTGATTCAGGAGCTGACGGTGGTCGAAAAGACCCGGCGAGCGACGCGGCCTACGCTGGCATCGAAGAAACGCCGGCTGGAAGGCAAGTCGCGTAAGGCAACCACCAAATCGCTGCGTGGAAAAATGCGTGGAGCAGAGTAA